The following are from one region of the Ornithorhynchus anatinus isolate Pmale09 chromosome X1, mOrnAna1.pri.v4, whole genome shotgun sequence genome:
- the CCNJL gene encoding cyclin-J-like protein isoform X3, translating to MEESWWEGLLASDIHSALRGKELKLPVYRARSPLIGMRRYFADLLALLSNHCQLCPTARHLAVYLLDLFMDHYDVTTKQLHTVAMACLLLASKFEEKEDKVPKLEQMNSLGFMCSHHLMLSKKDLLQTELLLLEAFGWNLCLPTPAHYIDYYLMASVSKKDLCNGWPITSVAKTKAFLEKYTHYFLEVSLQDHIFLSFPPSLVAAACVGASRVCLQISPSWTQDLERITNYSWDHLNSCADMMLAAYESDIKEASKAKSQPGGLQPQMVLSSPHQPPTQVLFQQPPYPPLAQQPATLSQFQGPVQDLCSAYRDSLQTHRSRGLISGSTGTSTSLHSYSALPAGIQPALRTLPLQGPITMQVTIAAEPRHCLSLSYGGSYFSGHHSYPTGCFDR from the exons gagcTGAAGTTGCCCGTGTACAGAGCCCGCTCCCCGCTTATTGGGATGCGCCGCTATTTTGCCGACCTCTTGGCTCTGCTCAGCAATCACTGCCAGCTATGCCCCACAGCTCGGCACCTGGCAGTCTACTTGCTAGACCTCTTCATGGATCACTACGACGTGACAACCAAGCAGCTGCACACCGTGGCCATGGCCTGTCTCTTGCTCGCAA GCAAATTTGAAGAGAAGGAGGACAAAGTGCCGAAGCTGGAGCAGATGAACAGCCTGGGCTTCATGTGCAGCCACCACCTCATGCTGAGCAAGAAGGATCTCCTGCAGACCGAGCTGCTGCTCCTGGAGGCGTTCGGCTGGAACCTGTGCCTGCCCACCCCAGCCCACTACATTGACTACTACCTCATGGCCTCTGTCAGCAAAAAAGACCTCTGCAACGGCTGGCCCATCACCTCCGTCGCCAAAACCAAAGCGTTCCTGGAGAAGTACACCCACTATTTCCTCGAGGTCTCCCTTCAAG ATCacattttcctcagcttccctccaTCCCTGGTGGCCGCCGCCTGCGTTGGAGCCTCTCGAGTCTGCCTACAGATTTCCCCGTCCTGGACACAAGACCTTGAAAGAATAACAAACTACTCCTGGGACCATCTCAACTCTTGCGCTGATATGATGCTCGC ggcCTATGAGAGTGACATCAAAGAGGCAAGCAAAGCGAAGAGCCAGCCCGGGGGCCTGCAGCCCCAGATGGTGCTGTCGAGCCCGCACCAGCCTCCGACGCAAGTGCTGTTCCAGCAGCCCCCCTACCCGCCGCTGGCCCAACAGCCGGCCACCCTGTCCCAGTTCCAGGGCCCCGTCCAGGACCTGTGCTCAGCCTACCGTGACTCCCTGCAGACCCACAGGTCCCGGGGCCTCATCTCGGGGAGCACCGGCACCAGCACCTCCTTGCACTCTTACTCCGCTCTGCCAGCCGGGATACAGCCCGCGCTGCGGACTCTACCCCTCCAGGGCCCGATCACCATGCAGGTCACCATCGCCGCCGAGCCCAGGCACTGCCTCTCCTTGAGCTACGGGGGCAGCTATTTCAGCGGACACCACTCTTACCCCACAGGATGTTTTGACAGATGA